In a single window of the Xylanimonas protaetiae genome:
- a CDS encoding Fur family transcriptional regulator, producing MSASHPAPVRMTRQRAAVAEALQGVDEFRSAQQLHETLRQRGDAVGLATVYRTLQALVDGGDVDVLRTDDGESVYRWCARREHHHHLVCRACGKTVEIDGPTVEAWAQMVGTEHGFSGIEHTIELWGTCADCRAAGD from the coding sequence ATGAGCGCGTCGCACCCCGCCCCGGTCCGCATGACGCGGCAGCGCGCCGCCGTGGCCGAGGCGCTCCAGGGCGTCGACGAGTTCCGCAGCGCCCAGCAGCTGCACGAGACGCTGCGGCAGCGCGGCGACGCCGTCGGCCTCGCCACCGTCTACCGCACCCTCCAGGCGCTCGTGGACGGCGGCGACGTCGACGTGCTGCGCACCGACGACGGCGAGAGCGTCTACCGCTGGTGCGCGCGCCGCGAGCACCACCACCACCTGGTGTGCCGCGCGTGCGGCAAGACGGTCGAGATCGACGGTCCGACCGTCGAGGCGTGGGCGCAGATGGTGGGCACCGAGCACGGCTTCAGCGGCATCGAGCACACCATCGAGCTGTGGGGCACGTGCGCCGACTGCCGGGCGGCCGGCGACTGA
- a CDS encoding FecCD family ABC transporter permease: MLTSPAVPPGAAASATAGAALPRGRTRLALVLAGTALLLVLVVAASLLLGVRSVPASAVWDAVWPGAAGHDLTNPDQAVVAQLRVPRTVLGLLAGLALGCVGTVIQGVTRNPIADPGLLGITPGASLAVVVAVSFLGVATPLGFVWFAFAGAALAAVVVFSIGRAQPVRLALVGAALTAFVTPVIALLLLRDVQAFNQYRFWAVGALTGRGLDAASALWPFLVVGVLLTAMLAPRLTLLAMGDDVATALGQDVRTTRGLAAVAVVLLAGVSTALAGPVALVGLVVPHAARRLVGTDYRRLTPVAALLGPVVLLGADVIGRLVVPNAELEAGVVAAFLGAPVLVAVARGRHVAGV; encoded by the coding sequence ATGCTTACCTCACCGGCCGTGCCACCGGGTGCGGCGGCGTCGGCGACGGCCGGCGCCGCGCTCCCGCGAGGCCGTACGCGCCTCGCGCTCGTCCTTGCGGGGACGGCGCTGCTGCTCGTCCTCGTCGTCGCCGCGAGCCTCCTGCTCGGCGTGCGCTCCGTGCCCGCCTCCGCGGTGTGGGACGCCGTGTGGCCGGGGGCCGCCGGGCACGACCTGACGAACCCCGACCAGGCCGTCGTCGCGCAGCTGCGCGTGCCGCGCACGGTGCTCGGCCTGCTCGCGGGCCTCGCGCTCGGGTGCGTCGGCACCGTGATCCAGGGCGTCACGCGCAACCCCATCGCCGACCCGGGCCTGCTCGGCATCACGCCGGGCGCGTCGCTCGCCGTCGTCGTCGCCGTGTCGTTCCTCGGCGTCGCGACGCCGCTGGGCTTCGTCTGGTTCGCGTTCGCGGGGGCCGCGCTGGCCGCCGTCGTCGTCTTCTCCATCGGGCGGGCGCAGCCCGTGCGCCTGGCCCTCGTGGGCGCGGCGCTGACCGCGTTCGTCACGCCGGTCATCGCGCTGCTCCTGCTGCGCGACGTCCAGGCCTTCAACCAGTACCGCTTCTGGGCCGTCGGCGCGCTCACCGGTCGCGGGCTCGACGCCGCCTCCGCGCTGTGGCCGTTCCTGGTGGTCGGCGTGCTGCTCACGGCCATGCTCGCCCCGCGGCTCACGCTGCTGGCCATGGGCGACGACGTCGCGACCGCGCTCGGGCAGGACGTGCGGACCACGCGCGGCCTCGCCGCCGTGGCCGTCGTGCTGCTGGCGGGCGTCTCGACGGCGCTGGCCGGGCCCGTCGCGCTCGTCGGGCTCGTGGTGCCGCACGCGGCCCGGCGGCTCGTCGGCACCGACTACCGGCGGCTGACGCCCGTGGCGGCGCTGCTCGGGCCGGTCGTGCTGCTCGGGGCCGACGTCATCGGGCGGCTCGTCGTGCCCAACGCCGAGCTCGAGGCGGGCGTCGTCGCAGCGTTCCTGGGCGCTCCCGTCCTGGTCGCCGTGGCGCGCGGCCGTCACGTGGCGGGGGTGTGA
- a CDS encoding FecCD family ABC transporter permease, translating into MTAVAVAGLRAARRRRSLVVVGVAVVAILVLGTLGLTLGAAGLTPGRALAAVVGVGERTDLFVVQRLRLPRVLAALLAGAAFALAGALFQSTLRNPLASPDILGVSTGASLGAVWSLLVLGASGVVVAAWAFGGALAAAAAIWLLAWRRGLHSIRFVLVGVGISYVCGAVLSWLLARAEVRDAQSALLWTIGSVADVRGTSLAILAVGVGVLALAAALLARTQPPLALGDEHAAALGVRVPAARAGALLVAVGLVAVATSAAGPVAFVALVSPAIARRLLDDGGADLTASAAVGAVLVLAADLLGQHALGGLTVPAGVVTGLVGAPYLLWLLSGRADRRVAAA; encoded by the coding sequence ATGACCGCCGTGGCCGTCGCGGGGCTGCGCGCCGCGCGGCGCCGGCGCAGCCTGGTCGTGGTCGGCGTCGCGGTGGTCGCGATCCTCGTCCTGGGCACCCTGGGGCTCACGCTCGGGGCCGCCGGGCTGACGCCCGGGCGCGCCCTGGCCGCAGTGGTCGGCGTCGGCGAGCGGACCGACCTGTTCGTGGTGCAGCGGCTCCGCCTGCCCCGGGTGCTCGCCGCGCTGCTCGCCGGGGCCGCGTTCGCGCTGGCCGGGGCGCTGTTCCAGTCGACGCTGCGCAACCCGCTCGCCTCCCCCGACATCCTCGGCGTCTCGACGGGCGCGAGCCTCGGCGCCGTCTGGTCGCTGCTCGTGCTCGGGGCGTCCGGCGTGGTCGTGGCCGCCTGGGCGTTCGGCGGGGCGCTCGCCGCGGCCGCCGCGATCTGGCTGCTCGCCTGGCGGCGCGGCCTGCACTCGATCCGGTTCGTGCTCGTGGGCGTCGGCATCTCGTACGTCTGCGGGGCCGTGCTCTCGTGGCTCCTCGCCCGGGCCGAGGTCCGCGACGCGCAGTCCGCGCTGCTGTGGACCATCGGGTCCGTCGCGGACGTCCGCGGCACGTCGCTGGCGATCCTCGCCGTCGGCGTGGGCGTGCTCGCGCTGGCCGCCGCGCTGCTCGCCCGCACCCAGCCGCCCCTCGCGCTCGGCGACGAGCACGCCGCCGCGCTCGGCGTGCGCGTCCCCGCCGCCCGCGCCGGCGCGCTGCTCGTCGCCGTCGGGCTCGTCGCCGTCGCGACGTCGGCGGCCGGGCCGGTCGCGTTCGTCGCGCTCGTCTCCCCCGCCATCGCGCGCCGCCTGCTCGACGACGGCGGGGCTGACCTCACCGCCTCGGCCGCGGTGGGCGCGGTCCTCGTCCTCGCCGCCGACCTGCTCGGCCAGCACGCGCTCGGCGGGCTCACCGTCCCCGCGGGCGTCGTGACCGGCCTCGTCGGGGCCCCGTACCTCCTGTGGCTGCTCAGCGGCCGCGCCGACCGAAGGGTGGCTGCCGCGTGA
- a CDS encoding ABC transporter ATP-binding protein: MLRAPGAAPALRAEGVRLGYDGRTVVDGLTLDLPAGRVTAIVGPNASGKSTLLKGLARLLPLDAGRVLLGGRDVAAMPRRELAKALGVLPQSSIAPDGVRVAELVARGRYPHQGWFGRHSSTDDAVVARALESTGTASLADRPVAELSGGQRQRVWIAMVLAQETDIVLLDEPTTFLDVAHQVDLLDLLASLNEERGTTVVMVLHELNLAARYADHLVVMRDGGVVAQGAPSDVLTAESVRDAFGLEARVVPDPVSGTPLVVPIGRPRPGRPAH; encoded by the coding sequence GTGCTCCGCGCCCCCGGTGCCGCGCCCGCGCTGCGCGCCGAGGGCGTGCGGCTCGGCTACGACGGTCGCACCGTCGTCGACGGCCTCACGCTCGACCTGCCCGCCGGGAGGGTGACGGCGATCGTCGGCCCCAACGCCTCGGGCAAGTCGACGCTGCTCAAGGGCCTCGCCCGGCTGCTGCCGCTCGACGCCGGGCGGGTGCTGCTCGGCGGTCGCGACGTCGCCGCGATGCCGCGCCGCGAGCTCGCGAAGGCGCTCGGCGTGCTGCCGCAGTCGTCCATCGCGCCCGACGGCGTCCGGGTCGCCGAGCTCGTCGCCCGCGGGCGGTACCCGCACCAGGGCTGGTTCGGGCGGCACTCGTCGACCGACGACGCCGTCGTCGCCCGCGCGCTGGAGTCGACGGGGACGGCGTCGCTCGCGGACCGGCCGGTGGCCGAGCTGTCGGGCGGGCAGCGGCAGCGCGTGTGGATCGCGATGGTGCTCGCGCAGGAGACCGACATCGTCCTGCTCGACGAGCCCACGACGTTCCTGGACGTGGCCCACCAGGTCGACCTTCTCGACCTGCTCGCGTCCCTCAACGAGGAGCGCGGCACCACCGTGGTGATGGTGCTGCACGAGCTCAACCTCGCGGCCCGCTACGCGGACCACCTCGTGGTGATGCGCGACGGCGGCGTCGTCGCGCAGGGGGCACCCTCGGACGTGCTGACGGCGGAGTCGGTGCGTGACGCGTTCGGGCTCGAGGCCCGCGTGGTGCCGGACCCGGTGTCGGGGACGCCCCTCGTGGTGCCGATCGGGCGGCCCCGGCCGGGCCGGCCGGCCCACTGA
- a CDS encoding iron-siderophore ABC transporter substrate-binding protein: MRFRRPLTATAALLAAASLALAGCSSTGGDDAAATPSGPATSGATDEFPITIESALGTATIKSAPERVVTWGWGSTEAAIAVGVYPVAVAEQRWTAGEGNLVPWVEEAYDKAGVEHPAVLTDEAGGATVPYEEIIAAAPDLILAPYSGLTQEQFDLLSDIAPVVAFQDGPWTTTWDDVIRTSAKALGRSAAGDAVLDDISAFLADQKAAHPEFDGVTFAGIWDGDGSVSVYTPADPRVAILTELGLQIAPSVSDLDTSNGGFYYDLSYEKLDQLTADFVIVYGNTDAEVEASLAKPALQAIPAVAAGRVVKVVGPVTVSSVSPPTALTFQWEGGLPTLIAGIATTLAG, from the coding sequence GTGCGATTCCGTCGCCCCCTGACCGCCACGGCAGCCCTGCTGGCCGCCGCCTCGCTCGCCCTCGCCGGGTGCTCGTCGACGGGCGGCGACGACGCCGCGGCCACACCGAGCGGCCCCGCCACGAGCGGCGCGACCGACGAGTTCCCGATCACGATCGAGTCCGCGCTCGGCACGGCGACCATCAAGTCCGCGCCGGAGCGCGTGGTCACCTGGGGCTGGGGTTCCACCGAGGCTGCGATCGCCGTGGGCGTCTACCCCGTGGCGGTCGCCGAGCAGCGCTGGACGGCGGGCGAGGGCAACCTCGTGCCGTGGGTCGAGGAGGCGTACGACAAGGCCGGCGTCGAGCACCCCGCCGTGCTGACGGACGAGGCGGGCGGCGCGACCGTCCCCTACGAGGAGATCATCGCCGCCGCGCCCGACCTCATCCTCGCGCCCTACTCGGGCCTGACGCAGGAGCAGTTCGACCTGCTCAGCGACATCGCCCCTGTGGTCGCGTTCCAGGACGGCCCGTGGACCACCACCTGGGACGACGTCATCCGGACCAGCGCCAAGGCCCTGGGCCGCAGCGCCGCCGGCGACGCCGTGCTCGACGACATCAGCGCCTTCCTCGCCGACCAGAAGGCCGCCCACCCCGAGTTCGACGGCGTGACGTTCGCGGGCATCTGGGACGGCGACGGGTCCGTGTCCGTCTACACCCCGGCCGACCCGCGCGTCGCGATCCTCACCGAGCTCGGCCTGCAGATCGCCCCGTCGGTCTCCGACCTCGACACGTCGAACGGCGGGTTCTACTACGACCTGTCCTACGAGAAGCTGGACCAGCTCACCGCCGACTTCGTCATCGTCTACGGCAACACCGACGCCGAGGTCGAGGCGTCGCTCGCCAAGCCGGCCCTGCAGGCCATCCCGGCCGTCGCGGCGGGCCGCGTGGTCAAGGTCGTCGGCCCGGTCACGGTCTCGTCCGTCTCGCCCCCGACGGCGCTGACGTTCCAGTGGGAGGGCGGTCTGCCGACGCTCATCGCGGGGATCGCGACGACGCTCGCGGGCTGA
- a CDS encoding isoprenyl transferase, with translation MPRTYAEPFPHPSGATPPSIPADLLPKHVAVVMDGNGRWANQRGLSRIEGHKAGEKQLLDVVAGAVQLGVKNISAYAFSTENWKRSPEEVKFLLGFNRDVIRRRRDEMGSWGVRIRWAGRQPRLWGSVIKELQVAEQMTAGNDACTLTMCVNYGGRAELADATAAMARDVKAGRLNPERITEKTIQKYLYVPELPDVDLFLRSSGEQRTSNFMLWQSAYAEMMFIPELWPDVDRRHLWRACEEFANRDRRMGGAVDKPTA, from the coding sequence ATGCCCCGCACCTACGCCGAGCCGTTCCCGCACCCGTCGGGAGCGACGCCGCCGTCCATCCCGGCGGACCTGCTGCCGAAGCACGTCGCCGTCGTCATGGACGGCAACGGGCGGTGGGCCAACCAGCGCGGCCTGTCCCGCATCGAGGGGCACAAGGCGGGCGAGAAGCAGCTGCTCGACGTCGTCGCCGGGGCGGTGCAGCTGGGCGTCAAGAACATCAGCGCGTACGCGTTCTCGACGGAGAACTGGAAGCGCTCGCCCGAGGAGGTCAAGTTCCTGCTGGGCTTCAACCGCGACGTGATCCGCCGCCGCCGGGACGAGATGGGCTCGTGGGGCGTGCGGATCCGCTGGGCGGGGCGGCAGCCGCGCCTGTGGGGCTCGGTCATCAAGGAGCTCCAGGTCGCGGAGCAGATGACCGCCGGCAACGACGCGTGCACGCTCACGATGTGCGTCAACTACGGCGGCCGCGCCGAGCTCGCCGACGCGACCGCCGCCATGGCCCGCGACGTCAAGGCCGGCCGGCTCAACCCGGAGCGGATCACCGAGAAGACGATCCAGAAGTACCTCTACGTCCCCGAGCTGCCCGACGTCGACCTGTTCCTGCGCTCCTCGGGCGAGCAGCGCACCAGCAACTTCATGCTCTGGCAGTCCGCGTACGCCGAGATGATGTTCATCCCGGAGCTGTGGCCCGACGTCGACCGCCGCCACCTGTGGCGCGCGTGCGAGGAGTTCGCGAACCGGGACCGCCGCATGGGCGGCGCGGTCGACAAGCCGACGGCCTGA
- the recO gene encoding DNA repair protein RecO, translated as MPLYRDDAIVLRTHKLGEADRIVTLLTRENGKVRGVAKGVRRTSSRFGARLEPFMVVDVQLHVGRSLDTVTQVETIGPYARAICEDYALYTAGAPMLEAADRLVEAEREPAVQQYWLLAGALRALAQRDHTPSLVMDSYLLRALAVAGWAPSFTDCARCGEPGPHHSFSVATGGAVCSRCRPPGSTAPAPQTFDLLAALLTGDWATADASGERHRKEASGIVAAYAQYYLERTLRSLRHVDRTTTAPAPGPDLET; from the coding sequence GTGCCCCTGTACCGAGACGACGCGATCGTGCTGCGCACCCACAAGCTGGGTGAGGCCGACCGCATCGTCACGCTGCTGACGCGCGAGAACGGCAAGGTGCGCGGCGTCGCCAAGGGCGTGCGGCGCACGTCGTCGCGGTTCGGCGCCCGGCTGGAGCCGTTCATGGTCGTGGACGTGCAGCTGCACGTCGGGCGGTCGCTCGACACCGTGACCCAGGTCGAGACCATCGGGCCGTACGCGCGCGCCATCTGCGAGGACTACGCCCTGTACACGGCCGGAGCGCCCATGCTCGAGGCGGCCGACCGGCTCGTCGAGGCCGAGCGGGAGCCCGCGGTGCAGCAGTACTGGCTGCTCGCCGGGGCGCTGCGGGCGCTGGCCCAGCGCGACCACACGCCGTCGCTCGTCATGGACTCGTACCTGCTGCGCGCGCTCGCCGTCGCCGGCTGGGCGCCGTCGTTCACCGACTGCGCGCGGTGCGGCGAGCCGGGCCCGCACCACTCGTTCTCCGTCGCGACGGGCGGCGCGGTGTGCTCGCGCTGCCGCCCCCCGGGCTCGACGGCGCCCGCCCCGCAGACGTTCGACCTGCTCGCCGCGCTCCTCACGGGAGACTGGGCGACGGCGGACGCGTCGGGGGAGCGGCACCGCAAGGAGGCGTCGGGCATCGTCGCCGCCTACGCGCAGTACTACCTGGAGCGCACGCTGCGCTCGCTCCGCCACGTCGACCGCACCACGACCGCGCCCGCGCCCGGGCCTGACCTGGAGACCTGA
- a CDS encoding ClpP family protease, with product MSETPPPRLFDAAARSGLYERRVLVLDGVLDDDNGTLLSTQLVTLAAEDPTADIALWIHSPGGSVPAMLAIRDLMRTIPNDVATLALGFAASAGQFLLSAGTPGKRRALPHARILLHQGSAGIGGTAVDIELQADDLRHMRDTVLGLVAQDTGQPRERVFEDSLHDHWFTAQEALDYGFVDAVVGSFGDIAPLRRGVTGFGRTPEEVR from the coding sequence ATGAGCGAGACACCCCCACCCCGGCTCTTCGACGCCGCCGCCCGCAGCGGCCTGTACGAGCGCCGCGTCCTCGTGCTCGACGGCGTCCTCGACGACGACAACGGCACCCTCCTCTCGACGCAGCTCGTGACGCTCGCTGCCGAGGACCCGACCGCCGACATCGCCCTGTGGATCCACTCCCCCGGCGGCTCCGTGCCCGCGATGCTCGCGATCCGCGACCTCATGCGGACGATCCCGAACGACGTCGCGACGCTCGCGCTCGGGTTCGCCGCGAGCGCGGGGCAGTTCCTGCTCTCGGCGGGCACGCCCGGCAAGCGCCGGGCGCTGCCGCACGCGCGGATCCTGCTGCACCAGGGGTCCGCGGGCATCGGCGGCACCGCCGTCGACATCGAGCTGCAGGCGGACGACCTGCGGCACATGCGCGACACCGTGCTGGGCCTGGTCGCGCAGGACACCGGGCAGCCGCGCGAGCGCGTCTTCGAGGACTCGTTGCACGACCACTGGTTCACGGCGCAGGAGGCGCTCGACTACGGGTTCGTCGACGCCGTCGTCGGATCGTTCGGGGACATCGCGCCGCTGCGACGCGGTGTGACCGGCTTCGGCCGCACTCCGGAGGAGGTCCGATGA
- a CDS encoding ClpP family protease — MSTYTIPTVIAQHPRGERALDVYSQLLTERIIYLGTAVDAGVANALIAQLLFLESADPDSDIQLYVHCEGGDPGAGLAVYDTLRYIRPAVATTVVGEAVAVGAVLLAAGTPGKRAALPHARVVLHQPAAQRRGPIPDLILQADEVLRIRSDLEGVLARHTGQSVEHLRADTDQDRVLTAEQARTYGLIDHVITQR, encoded by the coding sequence ATGAGCACGTACACGATCCCGACCGTCATCGCCCAGCACCCGCGCGGCGAGCGCGCCCTGGACGTCTACTCGCAGCTGCTGACCGAGCGGATCATCTACCTGGGCACCGCGGTCGACGCGGGCGTGGCCAACGCCCTCATCGCGCAGCTGCTGTTCCTGGAGTCCGCCGACCCGGACTCCGACATCCAGCTCTACGTCCACTGCGAGGGCGGCGACCCGGGGGCGGGCCTGGCCGTCTACGACACGCTGCGGTACATCAGGCCGGCCGTCGCGACGACGGTCGTGGGCGAGGCCGTCGCGGTCGGCGCGGTGCTGCTCGCCGCGGGCACGCCCGGCAAGCGGGCGGCGCTGCCGCACGCGCGCGTCGTGCTGCACCAGCCGGCGGCGCAGAGGCGCGGGCCGATCCCCGACCTGATCCTCCAGGCGGACGAGGTGCTGCGGATCCGCTCCGACCTGGAGGGCGTGCTCGCCCGGCACACGGGCCAGTCGGTGGAGCACCTGCGCGCCGACACCGACCAAGACCGAGTCCTGACGGCCGAACAGGCCCGAACCTACGGCCTGATCGACCACGTCATCACCCAGCGCTGA
- a CDS encoding helix-turn-helix domain-containing protein: MAGSPREPLWRHVLGDYLRRLRHRRGQTLGDVAARAGVSPQYLSEIERGVKEPSSEMIAAITGALDVTLVDLTLGVATELSGVRADAPARVPAPVGPQALALAA, from the coding sequence ATGGCCGGATCCCCTCGCGAACCCCTGTGGCGGCACGTGCTCGGCGACTACCTGCGGCGGCTGCGGCACCGGCGCGGCCAGACGCTCGGCGACGTCGCCGCCCGCGCCGGGGTGTCGCCGCAGTACCTGTCCGAGATCGAGCGGGGCGTCAAGGAGCCGTCGAGCGAGATGATCGCCGCGATCACCGGCGCGCTGGACGTCACCCTCGTGGACCTGACGCTGGGCGTCGCCACGGAGCTGTCGGGCGTGCGCGCCGACGCGCCGGCCCGCGTCCCCGCGCCCGTAGGCCCGCAAGCGCTGGCGCTAGCCGCATGA
- the leuA gene encoding 2-isopropylmalate synthase, protein MIHETVRGIAARNPQTPSTMPVHKYLPFHEQIVVDLPDRTWPDTRITKAPRWCAVDLRDGNQALIEPMNAERKLRMFELLVQMGYKEIEVGFPSASQTDFDFVRLLIESGRIPDDVVIQVLTQCRDHLIERTYEAIRGAKQAIVHIYNSTSVLQREVVFRSGMDGIIDIAVQGARLCRKLEETVPETTVYYEYSPESYTGTELEFAARICNEVLAVLEPTPDRPVIVNLPATVEMATPNVYADSIEWMSRHLDHRENVVLSLHPHNDRGTAVAAAELGYQAGADRIEGCLFGNGERTGNVDLVTLGMNLFSQGIDPQIDFSDIDGIRRTVEYCNQLPVHERHPYVGDLVFTAFSGSHQDAIKKGFEHMAGRAADAGTTVDEITWGVPYLPIDPRDVGRSYEAVIRVNSQSGKGGIAYLLQTEHALDLPRRLQIEFSGVVQRVTDTEGHEVTGGDIWRIFTDEYLPVEEGNAAGLEPWGRLKLIETRTVSATDGTTTMSVDVIDRGEELTLDGVGNGPVAAFVAAIAKVGVDVKVLDYAEHALSEGGDASAAAYVEALVGDDVLWGVGIDPSITTASLKAIVSAVNREAHA, encoded by the coding sequence ATGATCCACGAGACCGTTCGAGGCATCGCCGCCCGCAACCCGCAGACGCCGTCCACGATGCCGGTGCACAAGTACCTGCCGTTCCACGAGCAGATCGTCGTCGACCTCCCCGACCGCACGTGGCCGGACACCCGCATCACGAAGGCGCCCCGCTGGTGCGCGGTCGACCTGCGCGACGGCAACCAGGCCCTCATCGAGCCGATGAACGCCGAGCGCAAGCTGCGCATGTTCGAGCTGCTCGTGCAGATGGGCTACAAGGAGATCGAGGTCGGCTTCCCGTCGGCGTCGCAGACCGACTTCGACTTCGTGCGCCTGCTCATCGAGTCCGGCCGCATCCCCGACGACGTCGTCATCCAGGTGCTGACCCAGTGCCGCGACCACCTCATCGAGCGCACCTACGAGGCGATCCGCGGGGCGAAGCAGGCCATCGTCCACATCTACAACTCGACGTCGGTGCTGCAGCGCGAGGTCGTGTTCCGCTCCGGGATGGACGGCATCATCGACATCGCCGTCCAGGGCGCGCGCCTGTGCCGCAAGCTCGAGGAGACCGTCCCCGAGACGACCGTCTACTACGAGTACTCGCCCGAGTCGTACACGGGCACCGAGCTCGAGTTCGCCGCCCGCATCTGCAACGAGGTGCTCGCCGTTCTCGAGCCGACGCCGGACCGCCCCGTCATCGTCAACCTGCCCGCGACCGTCGAGATGGCGACGCCCAACGTCTACGCCGACTCGATCGAGTGGATGAGCCGCCACCTCGACCACCGCGAGAACGTCGTGCTGTCGCTGCACCCGCACAACGACCGCGGCACCGCCGTCGCCGCCGCCGAGCTGGGCTACCAGGCCGGCGCCGACCGCATCGAGGGCTGCCTGTTCGGCAACGGCGAGCGCACCGGCAACGTCGACCTGGTGACCCTCGGCATGAACCTGTTCAGCCAGGGCATCGACCCGCAGATCGACTTCTCGGACATCGACGGCATCCGCCGCACCGTCGAGTACTGCAACCAGCTGCCCGTGCACGAGCGGCACCCCTACGTGGGCGACCTCGTGTTCACCGCCTTCTCCGGCTCCCACCAGGACGCCATCAAGAAGGGCTTCGAGCACATGGCCGGCCGGGCCGCGGACGCGGGCACGACGGTCGACGAGATCACGTGGGGCGTGCCGTACCTGCCGATCGACCCGCGCGACGTGGGCCGCTCGTACGAGGCGGTCATCCGCGTCAACAGCCAGTCCGGCAAGGGCGGCATCGCGTACCTGCTCCAGACGGAGCACGCCCTCGACCTGCCGCGCCGCCTGCAGATCGAGTTCTCCGGCGTCGTGCAGCGCGTCACCGACACCGAGGGCCACGAGGTCACCGGCGGCGACATCTGGCGGATCTTCACCGACGAGTACCTGCCCGTCGAGGAGGGCAACGCCGCGGGCCTCGAGCCCTGGGGGCGCCTCAAGCTCATCGAGACGCGCACCGTCTCGGCCACGGACGGCACGACGACGATGTCCGTCGACGTCATCGACCGCGGCGAGGAGCTCACCCTCGACGGCGTGGGCAACGGGCCCGTGGCCGCGTTCGTCGCGGCGATCGCGAAGGTGGGCGTCGACGTCAAGGTGCTCGACTACGCCGAGCACGCCCTCAGCGAGGGCGGCGACGCGTCCGCGGCCGCGTACGTCGAGGCCCTCGTGGGCGACGACGTCCTGTGGGGCGTCGGCATCGACCCGTCGATCACGACGGCGTCGCTCAAGGCGATCGTCTCGGCCGTGAACCGCGAGGCGCACGCCTGA